The proteins below are encoded in one region of Ochotona princeps isolate mOchPri1 chromosome 24, mOchPri1.hap1, whole genome shotgun sequence:
- the C24H16orf90 gene encoding uncharacterized protein C16orf90 homolog, producing the protein MEALVCAFSELRIREGAAGRAQGHLSYPDTLLNIYEGGLGSQEQQCPVQGSKPKNFRLRHLRGLALYLPGHMQPAGQCKSHWLGQLMTGSCLPQPKGSAWPLLLPRGSLGPTNSYCSALLETQVHGDSLGNTASSSSMDQAKGTPSQPGAPEGLGLRPKRSWGALEETICPLCKRTRSGALERQ; encoded by the exons ATGGAAGCCTTGGTCTGTGCGTTCTCTGAGCTGCGCATCAGAGAAG GTGCAGCAGGCCGGGCTCAAGGACACCTCAGCTACCCCGACACACTTCTCAACATCTATGAAGGAgggctggggagccaggagcagcagtgCCCTGTTCAGGGCAGCAAGCCCAAGAACTTCCGGCTGCGCCACCTCCGAGGCCTGGCTCTCTACCTGCCTGGCCACATGCAGCCTGCTGGCCAGTGTAAAAGCCATTGGCTGGGCCAGCTCATGACGGGCAGCTGCCTGCCACAGCCCAAGGGCTCTGCCTGGCCCCTGCTTCTGCCACGGGGGTCTCTGGGCCCAACTAACAGCTACTGCTCAGCCCTTCTGGAAACCCAAGTGCATGGGGACAGCCTGGGAAACACAG cttccagctccagcaTGGACCAGGCCAAGGGCACACCTTCCCAACCTGGGGCCCCTGAGGGCTTAGGGCTCAGGCCCAAGAGGTCGTGGGGGGCACTGGAGGAGACCATTTGTCCCTTGTGCAAGAGAACTCGCTCTGGGGCTCTGGAGAGGCAATAG
- the NAA60 gene encoding N-alpha-acetyltransferase 60: protein MTEVVPSSALSEVSLRLLCHDDIDTVKHLCGDWFPIEYPDSWYRDITSNKKFFSLAATYRGAIVGMIVAEIKSRTKIHKEDGDILASSFSVDTQVAYILSLGVVKEFRKHGIGSLLLESLKDHISTTAQDHCKAIYLHVLTTNNTAISFYENRDFKQHHYLPYYYSIRGVLKDGFTYVLYINGGHPPWTILDYIQHLGSALANLSPCSIPHRIYRQAHSLLCSFLPWSGISSKGGIEYSRTM, encoded by the exons ATGACAGAAGTGGTGCCGTCCAGCGCCCTCAGCGAGGTCAGCCTGCGCCTCCTCTGCCACGATGACATAGACACCGTGAAGCACTTGTGTGGCGACTGGTTCCCTATTGA GTACCCAGACTCATGGTATCGTGATATTACGTCCAACAAGAAGTTCTTTTCCCTTGCTGCCACCTACAGAGGCGCCATCGTGGGAATGATAGTAGCTGAAATTAAAAGCAGGACCAAAATACACAAAGAG GATGGAGATATTCTAGCCTCCAGCTTCTCCGTGGACACCCAGGTTGCGTACATCCTCAGTCTTGGTGTTGTCAAAGAGTTCAGAAAGCATGGCATTG GGTCTCTCTTACTTGAAAGTTTAAAGGATCACATTTCAACCACCGCCCAGGACCACTGCAAAGCCATTTATCTGCACGTCCTCACCACCAACAACACAGCCATCAGCTTCTACGAAAACAGAGACTTCAAGCAGCACCACTACCTGCCCTACTACTACTCCATCCGCGGGGTCCTCAAGGACGGCTTCACCTACGTCCTCTACATCAACGGTGGCCACCCTCCCTGGACAATCTT AGACTACATCCAGCACCTGGGCTCAGCGCTGGCCAACCTTAGCCCCTGCTCCATCCCACACAGGATCTACCGCCAGGCCCACAGCCTgctctgcagcttcctgccatggTCAGGCATCTCCAGCAAAGGTGGCATCGAGTACAGCCGTACCATGTGA